From Carassius gibelio isolate Cgi1373 ecotype wild population from Czech Republic chromosome B21, carGib1.2-hapl.c, whole genome shotgun sequence, the proteins below share one genomic window:
- the LOC127985598 gene encoding olfactory receptor 5M3-like: MNILNLVDNMSYPLRLTLMMPKESKSYWHIYFTCFLFIYLLILSINIRLVMVIIMQKSLHEPMYIFLCHLSVNGVYGASGFYPKFLSDLLLDSYVISAHMCALQCYVIYSSLLCEFTILTVMSYDRYVAICKPLDYHSKLTKNTYVKLILFSWIVPNFSVIPAALLSNLRPFCKFHIDKLYCDNWSIVKLSCVSSFVNNVYGYIVAVIFFCCAVIIIVSYVKLISACKASLENRRKFWQTCLPHILSMINYTFALLFDVMYSRYGSNDISESLRNFLALELVIVPPLFNPLIYGLNIRAVRRVFASCISTRVNI, from the coding sequence ATGAATATCCTTAACTTGGTGGATAACATGTCTTATCCTTTGAGACTGACTCTTATGATGCCCAAAGAATCTAAATCATATTGGCATATATATTTcacttgttttcttttcatttatttgcttATATTATCAATTAACATTCGTCTAGTTATGGTCATTATCATGCAGAAATCTCTTCATGAACCAATGTACATATTCTTGTGTCATCTGTCTGTAAATGGAGTTTATGGAGCTTCAGGTTTTTATCCTAAATTTCTGTCTGATTTATTATTGGATTCATACGTGATCTCTGCTCATATGTGCGCTCTGCAATGCTATGTTATTTACAGCTCTTTACTGTGTGAGTTTACAATATTAACAGTGATGTCTTATGATAGGTATGTCGCCATATGCAAACCTTTAGACTATCATTccaaattaactaaaaacacTTATGTGAAATTAATTCTGTTCTCATGGATTGTTCCTAACTTCTCTGTGATTCCAGCAGCCCTGTTATCAAACCTTAGGCCGTTTTGTAAATTTCATATTGATAAATTATATTGTGACAACTGGTCAATTGTAAAACTGTCTTGTGTCTCATCTTTTGTTAATAATGTCTATGGATATATTGTTGCTGTtatatttttttgctgtgctgTTATCATCATTGTGTCCTATGTTAAACTGATCTCTGCATGTAAAGCATCTTTAGAAAATAGAAGGAAATTCTGGCAAACATGTCTGCCACACATATTATCAATGATAAATTAtacttttgctttgctttttgatGTTATGTATAGCAGATATGGTTCAAATGATATTTCAGAAAGTCTCCGCAATTTTTTGGCTCTAGAACTGGTGATAGTCCCACCTCTGTTCAATCCTTTAATATATGGACTGAATATTAGAGCAGTGCGTAGAGTTTTTGCCTCATGCATTTCCACAAGAGTGAACATATAG